One Lycium barbarum isolate Lr01 chromosome 5, ASM1917538v2, whole genome shotgun sequence genomic window carries:
- the LOC132642388 gene encoding stemmadenine O-acetyltransferase-like encodes MDIKVEIISKEIIKPSSPSPKSPISHKLSLLDQKAPNCYTTFVLFYHKNSSSNLENIFDSLKVSLSKTLNHMNPLAGRVKDGFTVDCNGQGIDFLRAKVHEDMSNVLKNVKIQVLRKLLPMNPLTRSDDNVLLALQINCFDCGGIAIGVCISHLIADGSSIATFLNTWASVCLEKNDSINISDNLFMDCTSVFPPKEVHNFSVFKFGKKDQIPPKMAARRFVFDESNILALKTNADCSTSRVEAVLAFVWEAVIAAMQKRNNNNAIKNGRRV; translated from the coding sequence ATGGATATCAAAGTTGAGATCATCTCTAAAGAAATAATCAAACCGTCTTCTCCAAGTCCTAAGAGCCCTATCAGCCACAAGCTCTCTCTTTTAGATCAAAAGGCTCCAAATTGTTACACTACTTTCGTTCTCTTCTACCACAAGAACTCAAGCAgtaatttggaaaatatttttgatTCTCTTAAAGTATCCCTCTCAAAAACCTTAAATCACATGAACCCACTTGCAGGAAGAGTAAAGGATGGATTTACAGTAGACTGCAACGGCCAAGGTATTGATTTTTTACGTGCCAAAGTTCATGAAGACATGTCAAATGTGCTTAAGAACGTGAAAATTCAAGTCCTGAGAAAATTACTACCAATGAATCCATTGACAAGATCAGATGACAATGTCTTGTTGGCACTACAAATAAACTGTTTTGATTGTGGTGGAATTGCAATAGGTGTCTGTATTAGTCACCTTATAGCTGATGGTTCTTCCATTGCCACCTTCCTCAACACTTGGGCAAGCGTTTGTCTTGAGAAAAATGACAGCATTAATATTTCAGACAATTTGTTCATGGATTGTACTTCCGTTTTTCCACCAAAAGAGGTCCACAATTTTTCGGTGTTTAAATTTGGGAAAAAAGATCAAATTCCACCAAAAATGGCAGCAAGAAGATTCGTGTTCGATGAGTCCAATATTTTGGCTCTGAAAACAAATGCAGATTGTTCAACTTCTCGAGTAGAGGCTGTGTTAGCATTTGTATGGGAAGCAGTTATTGCCGCTATGCAGAAAAGGAACAATAATAATGCTATCAAAAATGGCAGAAGGGTCTAG